One genomic segment of Aquamicrobium lusatiense includes these proteins:
- a CDS encoding oligosaccharide flippase family protein, with the protein MRPIRTLISQSADLRRFSFGFVWSVLGTVAVRLTPMITTILISHWFGIEAVGKFGVTYGTLVSASMLAATGVSLMATRNVAAYATTDPETAGRLAGMALILVAATSALLGLVIFCLADDIANRLLRQPQLGFYLGVIAPIIVVSALNSVQTAILSGLQEFRAIARLNIIMGALMIAAVPAGLYLHGLTGAFIALGCAYLAGCFITMPTMMRALKAHGVPLAFRGALSQWRMITRYAIPALLASILYEPVNWICTTIVVNKPDGLEQVGLYFIAMQLETLLLFAPQIVVQVLIPMLSTGFGEGNRRRVLNILAMSIGTNLVIAIGFVSVMMLFGDWFLLVFKLDPARDWPVFVIVVFASAMIACALPLGQVPVSSGHMWTGLTITAGWAATFIIGTWLLQDQGAKGIVIARVIAWGLQTLVYTGFTRFAILRTGCSNSQEKA; encoded by the coding sequence ATGCGCCCAATACGGACACTGATCAGCCAGTCGGCCGATCTGCGCAGATTCAGCTTCGGCTTTGTCTGGTCCGTACTCGGCACGGTGGCCGTGCGGCTGACCCCGATGATCACGACCATTCTGATCTCGCACTGGTTCGGCATCGAAGCGGTCGGCAAATTCGGCGTCACCTACGGTACGCTGGTTTCGGCAAGCATGCTGGCAGCCACCGGCGTCAGCCTGATGGCGACCCGCAATGTCGCCGCCTATGCCACGACCGATCCGGAAACGGCCGGGCGGCTGGCCGGCATGGCCCTCATTCTGGTCGCCGCGACCAGCGCGCTTCTGGGACTCGTCATCTTCTGCCTCGCAGACGATATCGCCAACCGCCTGCTCAGGCAGCCGCAGCTCGGCTTCTACCTGGGGGTCATCGCTCCCATCATCGTGGTCAGCGCGCTGAACAGCGTCCAGACAGCCATACTGAGCGGTCTTCAGGAATTCCGGGCGATCGCCCGCCTCAACATCATCATGGGCGCGCTTATGATAGCGGCGGTGCCGGCCGGCCTCTATCTGCATGGCCTGACCGGCGCATTCATCGCGCTTGGCTGCGCCTATCTCGCCGGCTGCTTCATCACCATGCCGACGATGATGCGGGCGCTGAAAGCCCATGGCGTCCCGCTCGCCTTCCGGGGGGCGCTGTCGCAATGGCGGATGATCACGCGCTACGCCATACCGGCCTTGCTGGCGAGCATCCTGTATGAGCCGGTGAACTGGATCTGCACCACCATCGTGGTCAACAAGCCCGACGGGCTGGAGCAGGTCGGCCTCTATTTCATCGCCATGCAACTCGAGACGCTGCTGCTGTTTGCCCCGCAGATCGTGGTGCAGGTTCTGATCCCGATGCTGTCCACCGGCTTCGGCGAGGGCAACCGTAGGCGCGTCCTCAACATACTGGCGATGAGCATCGGCACCAACCTTGTCATCGCCATCGGCTTCGTGTCGGTGATGATGCTGTTCGGCGACTGGTTCCTGCTGGTGTTCAAGCTCGATCCCGCGCGCGACTGGCCCGTTTTCGTGATCGTGGTCTTCGCCTCGGCAATGATCGCCTGCGCCCTGCCGCTGGGACAGGTTCCCGTCTCATCCGGCCATATGTGGACGGGCCTGACCATCACCGCCGGCTGGGCGGCGACCTTCATCATCGGCACGTGGCTTTTGCAGGATCAGGGCGCAAAAGGCATCGTCATCGCCCGCGTTATAGCGTGGGGCCTGCAAACACTGGTCTATACCGGCTTCACACGCTTTGCCATCTTACGCACCGGATGCAGCAATTCGCAGGAAAAAGCCTGA
- a CDS encoding glucosamine inositolphosphorylceramide transferase family protein, which produces MSTIDVLVPAQAVCRIHLVIAERLREKGHDVALVGVDAPGVPGVLENILFLERRMLCIRSHKLMERIRDVQFHPARPEAALRVNLSGSGEQFTSPVLTPKFAGCNSIAQAARLLMMGRLPDVDIVLDEGRSVAHAAPMVDSRLSVFRGINDVLARVATLMVDTAHRYVSGERLGFVPAGAQAEPSPTSADIVGSYILSMMPRQARGAFMRLGFHLHRWNVSYRFHKGRRVADTGLLAGEPWITLPDDGKRFYADPFLFEWQGRYFIFVEDCPHGSDKAVLSVAEIFEDGTATVPRCVIDEPYHLSYPQVFAHDGEIWMLPESGSGNNLVLYRAEHFPNRWVRHSVLLPDCEIFDATLLKHSGRLWLFASQRDGYGSASDTMAVFHSISLHGPWIPHVANPVRIDRAAARPGGHFVQVDDRIVLPLQDGTHDYGGALGLADLVELDESKVRLTPPVPVLSSGKNPYPRVHTLNSTAHLEAIDCISPMMRNRLRRAG; this is translated from the coding sequence ATGAGCACGATTGATGTCTTGGTGCCCGCACAGGCGGTATGTCGTATACATCTGGTGATCGCAGAACGGCTTCGCGAGAAGGGTCACGATGTGGCGCTTGTCGGCGTGGACGCGCCGGGTGTGCCGGGCGTACTCGAGAACATATTGTTTCTGGAGCGCAGGATGCTTTGCATCCGCTCGCACAAGCTCATGGAGCGCATCCGCGATGTGCAGTTTCATCCGGCGCGACCCGAAGCAGCCCTGCGCGTCAACCTTTCGGGAAGCGGCGAACAATTCACATCCCCGGTGCTCACGCCTAAATTTGCCGGCTGCAATTCGATCGCCCAGGCGGCCAGGCTCCTGATGATGGGGCGCCTGCCGGACGTGGACATCGTGCTCGACGAGGGCCGGTCTGTCGCCCACGCCGCCCCGATGGTCGATAGCCGCCTTTCTGTCTTCCGCGGAATCAACGACGTGCTGGCGCGGGTGGCAACGCTGATGGTCGATACAGCGCATCGCTATGTTTCCGGCGAACGGCTGGGCTTCGTGCCGGCGGGCGCTCAGGCTGAACCATCTCCGACGAGTGCCGATATTGTCGGCTCCTACATCCTGTCGATGATGCCGAGGCAGGCGCGGGGCGCGTTCATGCGGCTCGGTTTCCACCTGCACCGCTGGAACGTCAGCTACAGGTTCCACAAGGGCAGGCGTGTCGCCGACACCGGTCTTCTGGCCGGAGAGCCGTGGATAACCCTGCCCGACGATGGCAAGCGCTTCTATGCCGACCCGTTCCTCTTCGAATGGCAGGGGCGCTACTTCATCTTCGTGGAAGACTGCCCCCATGGCAGCGACAAGGCAGTGTTGTCGGTAGCCGAGATATTCGAGGATGGCACGGCGACCGTTCCCAGATGCGTCATCGACGAGCCCTATCACCTTTCCTATCCACAGGTGTTCGCCCATGACGGCGAGATCTGGATGCTGCCGGAGAGCGGATCCGGAAACAATCTGGTTCTCTATCGGGCCGAGCATTTTCCGAACCGGTGGGTGCGGCACTCCGTGTTGCTGCCCGACTGCGAGATTTTCGACGCCACCTTGCTGAAGCACAGCGGGCGGCTGTGGCTCTTCGCAAGCCAGCGCGACGGCTATGGCAGCGCCTCGGATACGATGGCGGTGTTCCATTCCATCTCCCTGCATGGACCCTGGATCCCCCATGTCGCAAATCCGGTCAGGATAGATCGCGCCGCGGCCCGGCCCGGAGGGCATTTCGTTCAGGTGGACGACCGGATCGTTCTGCCGCTGCAGGACGGAACGCATGATTACGGCGGGGCGCTTGGTCTGGCCGATCTCGTGGAACTCGACGAAAGCAAGGTGCGCCTGACGCCGCCGGTGCCGGTTCTGTCTTCTGGCAAAAACCCCTATCCGCGGGTTCATACCCTCAACAGCACCGCTCATCTTGAGGCCATCGACTGCATTTCGCCGATGATGCGCAACAGGCTGCGCAGGGCAGGGTGA
- a CDS encoding glycosyltransferase family 4 protein — protein MPAAIRVLCIVPRGLKGRGGIETLFSHVDEELRAHPELGLEMDFLASRGDASGAGWVLHFPFAFLRYVWMVATRRYDIVHLNAATNASAWRKWMMQGVARLLGVATVVHFHGSAFPKPGEKQPGWVPVLRQVFERASAIIVLGNYWREFVARFYGMPVEHFDVVANGVADFAPDAPLPREAGTPVRLLFAGNLTDAKGAGALLQALSLLPADLPGWHMTFAGTGDVQGFRDEAARLGLSQQAEFTGWVARDAILPLYRQADIVVLPSRNEVLPVCLLEGACAGAALVATPVGSVPDVLHEGENGLLIRPDDPGNIAEALGLLIADTGRREAFRNTSRAIYKDRFGLESMVAALKSVYSKALEGRKQRFSGV, from the coding sequence ATGCCCGCTGCGATCCGCGTCCTGTGCATCGTGCCGCGCGGCCTGAAAGGGCGCGGCGGCATCGAAACGCTGTTCTCGCATGTCGACGAGGAACTGCGGGCGCATCCTGAGCTGGGCCTCGAAATGGACTTTCTGGCATCACGCGGCGATGCGTCCGGCGCGGGCTGGGTGCTGCACTTTCCTTTCGCCTTCCTGCGCTATGTGTGGATGGTGGCGACACGGCGCTACGACATCGTCCACCTCAATGCCGCGACCAATGCTTCGGCGTGGCGCAAATGGATGATGCAGGGCGTGGCACGCCTGCTCGGTGTGGCGACTGTGGTGCATTTCCATGGTTCGGCCTTTCCGAAGCCGGGTGAAAAGCAGCCGGGGTGGGTGCCGGTTCTGAGGCAGGTTTTCGAGCGTGCGTCGGCCATCATCGTGCTCGGAAACTACTGGCGCGAATTCGTCGCCCGCTTCTATGGCATGCCCGTCGAACACTTTGATGTGGTCGCCAACGGCGTCGCCGATTTCGCCCCGGATGCGCCGCTGCCGCGCGAGGCGGGCACGCCCGTGCGGCTGCTGTTCGCCGGCAATCTGACCGATGCGAAGGGGGCCGGCGCACTGCTGCAGGCGCTGTCGCTTTTGCCGGCCGACCTGCCCGGCTGGCATATGACCTTTGCAGGCACCGGCGATGTGCAGGGCTTTCGTGATGAAGCCGCAAGGCTTGGTCTTTCGCAGCAGGCGGAATTCACCGGCTGGGTTGCGCGCGATGCGATCCTGCCGCTTTACCGGCAGGCTGACATCGTGGTTCTGCCCTCCCGCAACGAGGTGCTGCCCGTCTGCCTCCTGGAAGGCGCATGCGCGGGCGCAGCACTCGTTGCGACACCGGTGGGCTCCGTGCCGGACGTGCTGCATGAAGGCGAAAACGGCCTGCTGATCCGACCGGACGATCCGGGAAACATCGCCGAAGCGCTGGGGCTGCTGATTGCCGATACCGGGCGCAGGGAAGCGTTTCGCAATACATCGCGCGCGATCTACAAGGATCGTTTCGGGCTCGAATCGATGGTTGCCGCGCTGAAGAGCGTCTATTCCAAAGCTCTTGAAGGTCGCAAACAGCGATTTTCGGGTGTTTAA
- the asnB gene encoding asparagine synthase (glutamine-hydrolyzing): MCGIFGFHARSRLSLDAELNTATDLLAHRGPDGRGTFTARSPDGDWQVGLGHRRLSIVDIEGSPQPMHSHDGRYTIVYNGEIYNYIELRAELMERGHRFATQGDTEVLIEAWRAWGEECFSRFNGMFAFLLWDSHTGRLIAARDPFGKKPLFVARAEGVHAFASEIEPLRRFPGINDRLDRDSLREYLSYRYVPGPATFFRGIAKVPPGTFMVLDGDKVSTTRYFTTPFSRSTPDVTDFDEALRLFSAQLDEAVQLRLRSDAPFGAYLSGGLDSSMIVALMSRHVSKPVSTFSVGFDVPGSSELPYAAQVAKAFGTDHHELSVGLNDFTSVWEEAVLRRGAPVAEPSDLPVLLLSRMASRSVKMVLTGEGADELLGGYPKHRAEPWVAMYQRLMPGFLHDAIIAPGARALPYSLRRVKTVAGVAGIRDYQARMVAWFGGGDADLAEALYRGSPASRLPDPLPFDAAGAASPLKRMLHFDQTSWLPDNLLERGDRMMMAGSIEGRMPFMDVKLAELVARFPDAFLTGAPKGKRVLRVLAARMLPEAIVTRKKVGFRVPVEQWFRTGMADQMRDLLQSGDSTVRQVCEPREIDRLMAEHIGGVQNHEKVLWALANLEQFFRIFRPTLA; this comes from the coding sequence ATGTGTGGCATCTTCGGATTTCATGCCAGATCGCGCCTGTCGCTCGATGCCGAACTGAACACGGCCACCGACCTTCTGGCCCACCGGGGACCTGACGGGCGCGGCACGTTTACCGCCCGCAGTCCCGATGGCGACTGGCAGGTCGGGCTCGGCCACCGCCGCCTGTCGATCGTCGACATCGAAGGCAGCCCGCAGCCGATGCACTCGCATGATGGCCGCTACACGATCGTCTACAATGGCGAGATCTACAACTATATCGAGCTGCGCGCGGAACTCATGGAGCGCGGCCATCGCTTCGCCACGCAGGGCGACACGGAAGTCCTGATCGAGGCGTGGCGCGCGTGGGGCGAGGAATGCTTTTCCCGCTTCAACGGCATGTTCGCCTTCCTGCTCTGGGACAGCCACACCGGCCGCCTGATCGCGGCCCGCGACCCGTTCGGCAAGAAGCCGCTGTTCGTCGCCCGGGCCGAAGGCGTGCATGCCTTCGCCTCGGAAATCGAGCCGCTGCGCAGGTTTCCGGGCATCAATGACCGGCTCGACCGGGATTCGCTGCGCGAATATCTGAGCTACCGCTATGTGCCGGGGCCGGCCACCTTTTTCAGGGGCATCGCCAAGGTGCCGCCCGGCACCTTCATGGTGCTGGATGGCGACAAGGTTTCCACCACGCGCTATTTCACCACGCCGTTTTCGCGAAGCACGCCCGACGTCACCGACTTCGACGAGGCGCTGCGCCTGTTCTCCGCACAGCTCGACGAGGCGGTGCAACTGCGGCTGCGTTCGGATGCGCCGTTCGGCGCCTATCTGTCGGGCGGGCTCGATTCCTCGATGATCGTGGCGCTGATGAGCCGCCATGTGAGCAAGCCGGTCTCCACCTTCTCGGTTGGCTTCGATGTGCCGGGCTCTTCCGAACTGCCCTATGCCGCGCAGGTTGCCAAAGCCTTCGGCACCGATCATCACGAACTTTCCGTCGGCCTGAACGACTTCACCTCCGTGTGGGAGGAAGCGGTGCTGCGGCGCGGTGCGCCCGTCGCCGAGCCTTCCGACCTGCCGGTGCTGCTTTTGTCCAGAATGGCCAGCCGCAGCGTCAAGATGGTGCTGACCGGCGAGGGCGCCGACGAGCTTTTGGGCGGATACCCAAAGCATCGCGCCGAGCCATGGGTTGCCATGTACCAGCGGCTGATGCCGGGCTTCCTGCATGATGCCATTATCGCCCCCGGCGCACGCGCCCTGCCCTATTCGCTCAGGCGCGTGAAGACCGTGGCGGGCGTCGCCGGCATTCGCGACTATCAGGCGCGCATGGTGGCATGGTTCGGCGGCGGCGATGCCGATCTGGCGGAAGCGCTCTACCGCGGATCACCTGCCTCGCGCCTGCCAGATCCCCTGCCCTTCGATGCTGCCGGCGCCGCCAGCCCCCTGAAGAGGATGCTGCATTTCGACCAGACCTCATGGCTGCCCGACAATCTGCTGGAACGCGGCGACCGCATGATGATGGCCGGCTCCATAGAAGGTCGCATGCCGTTCATGGATGTGAAGCTGGCAGAACTCGTCGCGCGTTTCCCCGATGCGTTCCTGACCGGCGCTCCGAAGGGCAAGCGCGTGCTGCGCGTGCTGGCAGCGCGAATGCTGCCCGAGGCCATCGTCACCCGCAAGAAGGTCGGCTTCCGCGTGCCGGTGGAACAATGGTTCCGCACCGGCATGGCAGACCAGATGCGCGACCTTCTGCAGTCCGGCGATTCAACCGTGCGGCAGGTCTGCGAACCGCGCGAAATCGACCGGCTGATGGCCGAGCACATTGGCGGCGTGCAGAACCATGAAAAGGTTCTGTGGGCGCTCGCCAATCTCGAACAGTTCTTCCGCATCTTCCGCCCGACGCTCGCCTGA
- a CDS encoding glycosyltransferase family 4 protein has translation MTASTGRRVLIIVENLPVPFDRRVWSEATTLVKAGYQVSVICPKGKGSTASHEVIDGVHIYRHSLPLDAEGVLGYAVEYSAALFWEFLLSLKVLWQRGFDVIHACNPPDTIFLIGGFYRLFGKKFLFDHHDINPELYEAKFGRRDFGWKLMVWLEKLSFRTANRSLATNESYREIAITRGGMDPDKVHIVRSGPNLDRVREVEPDAKWRNGRRFVVGYVGVIGKQEGLDLLLESVSHLVNVRKRDDIQFVICGGGPELETIRAESVAMGLGDYVTFTGRCPDETLFSALSTSDVCVNPDRPTAMNDKSTMNKIMEYMALGKPIVQYDLREGRFSAQEASLYATCTDPADFGDKIADLLDDPERRAAMGAFGRERVRKELAWNYEAPKLLAAYEALFTGRKTVAAGDAVNGSAATHGKQ, from the coding sequence ATGACGGCATCAACTGGTAGGCGCGTCCTCATCATCGTCGAGAACCTGCCTGTTCCCTTCGACCGGCGGGTCTGGTCGGAGGCCACCACGCTTGTCAAAGCCGGCTATCAGGTCTCGGTCATCTGCCCGAAAGGCAAGGGCTCGACCGCCTCCCACGAGGTGATCGACGGCGTCCACATCTACCGCCATTCCCTGCCGCTCGATGCCGAGGGCGTGCTGGGCTATGCGGTGGAATACAGCGCTGCCCTGTTCTGGGAATTCCTGCTGTCGCTCAAGGTGCTGTGGCAGCGCGGCTTCGATGTCATACACGCCTGCAATCCGCCCGACACCATCTTCCTGATCGGCGGCTTCTACCGGCTGTTCGGCAAGAAATTCCTGTTCGATCACCACGATATCAATCCCGAACTCTACGAGGCCAAGTTCGGCCGCCGCGATTTCGGCTGGAAGCTGATGGTGTGGCTGGAGAAGCTGTCGTTCCGCACCGCCAACCGCTCGCTTGCCACCAATGAGAGCTATCGCGAGATCGCCATCACCCGGGGCGGCATGGATCCGGACAAGGTGCATATCGTGCGCTCCGGTCCCAATCTCGACCGCGTGCGCGAGGTGGAGCCGGATGCGAAATGGCGCAACGGCCGCCGCTTCGTCGTCGGCTATGTCGGCGTCATCGGCAAGCAGGAAGGGCTCGACCTCCTGCTGGAATCGGTCAGCCATCTGGTCAATGTGCGCAAGCGCGACGACATCCAGTTCGTCATCTGCGGCGGCGGCCCGGAGCTGGAAACGATCAGGGCCGAAAGCGTGGCGATGGGGCTGGGCGACTACGTCACCTTCACCGGACGCTGCCCGGACGAGACACTGTTCTCCGCGCTCTCGACCTCCGATGTCTGCGTCAACCCGGACCGGCCGACGGCGATGAACGACAAGTCGACCATGAACAAGATCATGGAGTACATGGCGCTCGGAAAGCCGATCGTGCAGTACGATCTGCGCGAGGGGCGGTTCTCGGCACAGGAAGCCTCGCTCTACGCCACCTGCACCGATCCGGCAGACTTCGGCGACAAGATCGCCGACCTTCTCGACGATCCTGAACGCCGCGCTGCCATGGGCGCGTTCGGACGCGAACGGGTCCGCAAGGAGCTCGCCTGGAACTATGAAGCTCCGAAGCTGCTGGCGGCCTATGAGGCCTTGTTCACGGGCAGGAAGACTGTTGCCGCCGGGGATGCCGTGAACGGCTCCGCGGCGACCCACGGCAAACAGTAG
- a CDS encoding nucleotide sugar dehydrogenase, giving the protein MKVSIFGLGYVGTVCAACLAERGHEVIGCDVSESKVALVNAGQSPIIEKDIGELVAAKVAAGSLKATTSTEEAVMGSDLSLLCVGTPSRPNGSLDLSAVEAVARQIGAVLATKDSYHSVVIRSTVLPGTLADIVVPALEEASGKKLGVGFGVASNPEFMREGSAVADFNTPAKTVIGTDDEQTRQRLLDLYAGLPGQTILTEPRLAELVKYTDNTWHALKVAFGNEIGNICKAAGVDSHELMKVFFADTKLNISNAYLLPGFAFGGSCLPKDVRAINAYAVQHDVEAPLLKSLMPSNKQQIERALQWVLGHGKRNIGFLGFSFKAGTDDLRESPYLELIERLLGKGCDIRIFDQNVSLAKLVGANKAYLMNAIPHVTQLMVPSVDDVVKHADILVATSRSPEYEAVVNKMRPGQVLLDMARLPNTDAIAGTYDGINW; this is encoded by the coding sequence ATGAAAGTTTCTATTTTCGGACTGGGATATGTCGGAACAGTCTGCGCTGCCTGCCTGGCCGAACGCGGCCATGAGGTCATCGGCTGCGACGTCAGCGAGTCCAAGGTCGCCCTCGTCAATGCGGGCCAGAGCCCGATCATCGAGAAGGACATCGGCGAACTGGTCGCGGCAAAGGTCGCCGCAGGCAGCCTGAAGGCCACCACCTCGACGGAAGAAGCGGTCATGGGCAGTGACCTGTCGCTTTTGTGCGTCGGCACGCCTTCGCGGCCAAACGGCTCGCTCGATCTTTCCGCAGTTGAAGCGGTGGCCCGCCAGATCGGGGCCGTGCTTGCCACAAAGGACAGCTACCATTCGGTGGTGATCCGCTCGACCGTGCTGCCGGGCACGCTGGCCGACATCGTCGTGCCGGCACTTGAAGAAGCTTCCGGCAAGAAGCTGGGCGTCGGTTTCGGCGTTGCCTCCAATCCCGAGTTCATGCGCGAGGGGTCGGCGGTCGCCGACTTCAACACCCCCGCCAAGACCGTGATCGGCACCGACGACGAGCAGACCCGCCAGCGCCTGCTCGACCTTTATGCCGGCCTGCCCGGACAGACGATCCTCACCGAGCCACGGCTGGCGGAACTGGTGAAATACACCGACAACACATGGCATGCGCTGAAGGTCGCCTTCGGCAATGAGATCGGCAATATCTGCAAGGCGGCCGGCGTCGACAGCCACGAGCTGATGAAGGTGTTCTTCGCCGACACCAAGCTCAACATCTCCAATGCCTATCTGCTGCCCGGCTTCGCCTTCGGCGGCTCCTGCCTGCCCAAGGACGTGCGTGCCATCAACGCCTATGCCGTTCAGCATGACGTGGAGGCGCCGCTGCTGAAATCGCTGATGCCGTCCAACAAGCAGCAGATCGAACGCGCGCTGCAATGGGTGCTCGGCCACGGCAAGCGCAACATCGGCTTCCTCGGCTTCTCTTTCAAGGCCGGCACTGACGACCTGCGCGAGAGCCCCTATCTGGAGCTGATCGAGCGCCTGCTCGGCAAGGGTTGCGACATCCGCATCTTCGACCAGAACGTCTCGCTGGCGAAGCTGGTCGGCGCCAACAAGGCCTATCTGATGAACGCCATCCCGCATGTCACCCAGCTCATGGTGCCGTCGGTTGACGACGTGGTGAAGCATGCCGACATTCTGGTCGCCACCAGCCGTTCGCCCGAATATGAGGCGGTGGTGAACAAGATGCGGCCCGGCCAGGTGCTGCTCGACATGGCGCGGCTGCCGAACACCGACGCGATTGCGGGGACTTATGACGGCATCAACTGGTAG
- a CDS encoding heparinase II/III family protein: MLGRLSWYARRLAVMERGEIGHRIREQIARRAARRENGGWAQFAKPGARPQVLPMFAPLFENDLPAMISAQLAHAADTFRSGKLRLLNRDWPGAVLDAGGGIAPSIWTLDPVSSTDWPGAEVSAFDIDFRFEGDKRDVKYVAEANRLHFLAAPAIHAHRTQDAALAGAILRSVLSWMEANPPGRGVNWYSGIEAGYRLVSLSVIVAALDPWIDSATGEKLAAFVAAHGTWLARFPSLFSSANNHLVAEAMGLALAARLLPGHAKAPEWLAQGRSRLEDRALALFHEDGVGQEQSPAYSAFTLEMLLVGFAAIGADAPLPAVRERLAIAAQALCAFLDDNGIVPLIGDDDQSRVLMAHGSDEPRYAASIAGAIAGFLERPDVAPHISDPHWRDIVFAAPPPGPVPADVTTTFRDGGYTIRRGEIAGRRVHFTFDHGPLGFGALAAHGHADALSVWLSLDGRPVLVDAGTYLYHSEGENRRRFRVTPVHNTLTLSGVSQSEPSGPFNWMPRRARATLDKGADSLPLAVSASHDGYEKRFGVIHRREITETANGFDITDSLSGTEPAGEVEIAFLLAPDLDVFAVQGEVQVSRNGRHELTLAAPEGATIEIIRADAVSGRGFHSPGFGILQEAATVVLRAPASARRWRCSIILSPVT; the protein is encoded by the coding sequence ATGTTGGGACGGCTAAGCTGGTATGCGCGTCGCCTCGCCGTCATGGAACGCGGCGAGATCGGCCATCGGATTCGCGAGCAGATTGCACGGCGTGCCGCCCGGCGCGAGAATGGCGGCTGGGCGCAGTTCGCCAAGCCAGGCGCACGGCCGCAGGTGCTGCCGATGTTCGCACCGCTGTTCGAAAACGATCTGCCGGCAATGATTTCGGCGCAGCTGGCGCATGCCGCCGACACGTTCCGCTCCGGCAAGCTGAGGCTGCTGAACCGCGACTGGCCGGGAGCGGTTCTCGACGCCGGCGGCGGCATCGCCCCTTCCATATGGACGCTGGATCCGGTCAGCAGCACGGACTGGCCGGGCGCGGAAGTGTCGGCCTTCGACATCGATTTCCGCTTCGAGGGGGACAAACGCGACGTCAAATATGTCGCCGAGGCAAACCGTCTGCATTTTCTGGCGGCACCCGCCATCCATGCCCACCGCACGCAGGACGCCGCTCTTGCCGGGGCCATCCTGCGGTCTGTGCTTTCATGGATGGAGGCCAACCCGCCCGGCCGGGGCGTAAACTGGTATTCGGGAATAGAAGCCGGCTACAGACTTGTTTCATTGAGCGTGATCGTCGCCGCCCTCGATCCGTGGATCGACAGCGCGACAGGCGAGAAGCTCGCCGCTTTCGTGGCCGCCCATGGCACATGGCTGGCGCGTTTTCCCTCGCTGTTTTCCTCTGCCAACAACCATCTCGTGGCCGAGGCGATGGGGCTTGCTCTGGCCGCGCGCCTGCTGCCCGGTCATGCGAAGGCGCCGGAGTGGCTGGCGCAGGGCCGGTCGCGTCTCGAAGACAGGGCGCTCGCACTTTTTCATGAGGATGGCGTCGGGCAGGAACAGTCGCCCGCCTATTCGGCCTTCACGCTGGAGATGCTGCTGGTCGGCTTCGCGGCCATCGGCGCGGACGCCCCCCTGCCTGCCGTGCGCGAGCGACTGGCGATAGCCGCGCAGGCGCTCTGCGCCTTCCTCGACGATAATGGCATCGTGCCGCTGATCGGCGACGACGACCAGAGCCGCGTACTTATGGCCCATGGCAGCGACGAACCTCGCTATGCCGCCTCCATCGCCGGTGCCATCGCCGGCTTCCTCGAACGTCCCGATGTTGCGCCGCATATCAGCGATCCGCACTGGCGCGACATCGTCTTCGCAGCGCCGCCACCCGGCCCCGTCCCCGCGGACGTCACGACGACCTTCAGAGACGGCGGCTACACCATCCGGCGCGGTGAGATCGCCGGCCGGCGCGTGCATTTCACCTTCGATCATGGCCCGCTGGGTTTCGGCGCGCTTGCCGCGCATGGCCATGCCGATGCGCTTTCGGTCTGGCTGTCGCTCGACGGCCGGCCGGTGCTGGTTGATGCGGGAACCTACCTCTACCATTCGGAAGGCGAGAACCGCCGCCGCTTTCGCGTGACGCCGGTGCACAACACCCTCACTCTGAGCGGGGTCAGCCAGAGCGAGCCATCCGGCCCCTTCAACTGGATGCCGCGCCGGGCGCGGGCCACGCTCGACAAGGGGGCGGACAGTTTGCCGCTTGCGGTCTCGGCCTCCCATGACGGGTATGAAAAGCGCTTCGGGGTCATCCACCGCCGCGAGATCACGGAGACCGCCAACGGCTTCGACATCACCGACAGCCTGAGCGGAACCGAACCTGCCGGAGAGGTTGAGATTGCGTTCCTGCTCGCACCGGACCTCGACGTGTTTGCCGTGCAGGGTGAGGTGCAGGTAAGCCGCAATGGCCGGCATGAACTCACGCTCGCCGCGCCCGAAGGTGCGACCATCGAAATTATCCGCGCCGACGCGGTCTCGGGGCGCGGTTTTCATTCTCCCGGCTTCGGCATCCTGCAGGAGGCTGCAACCGTTGTTTTACGCGCGCCGGCGTCGGCGCGGCGGTGGCGCTGTTCGATAATCCTGTCACCCGTAACGTGA